DNA sequence from the Sinorhizobium sp. RAC02 genome:
TCGGTTATGAATCCATCCGCAGCGCCGTCTTCAATCTGTCCAGCTTCGACTTTGCCGAGGCGAACAAGCTGGTCGATTCCATGCAGGCGGAAGCACTGGGCTTCGTCGAAGGTGGGCTCGATAGCGGCGCGCCGGTGATCGAGCGCACGCTCTTCATGCGTTACGCGGGGCAGGGCTGGGACATTCCGGTACCGCTCGATGCGGAAAAGTTCGGTGCCGGCAGTGCAGGGACACTCGCCGTGCGGTTCGAAACGGAATACGAGCGCTTCTTCGGCCGCGCCATCGAAGGCCTCGATATCGAGGTCGTGAGCTGGTCGGTCAAGGCAAGTTCGCCACTGCCCCCGGCCGCCCGCGTCGCCGCCGTTGGTGAAGGCAGCGTCGTGACGCCGGCCAAGACCCGCCGCCTGTTCGAAGCAGGGCAAGGCACGTTCCTAGACGCCGGCATCCATGAGCGTGACGGCCTGAAACCCGGCGATGTCGTGAAAGGCCCCGCCATTGTGGTGGAGCGCGAAACCTCGACCATGCTAACCGCCGCCTTCAAGGCCATCGTGCAGAACGACGGCTGCCTGCTCGTCACCCGGCTGTAAGGATAGAACCGATGAACCAGTCGATGATCGATATCCATATGCAGGTCATGTGGAACCGCCTGATCTCCGTTGTGGAAGAGCAGGCCCAGACGCTGATCCGTACTGCCTTCTCTACCTCGGTGCGCGAGGCGGGCGACCTGTCTGCCGGCGTCTTCGATCTGGAAGGCCGCATGCTGGCGCAGGCCGTCACCGGCACGCCAGGACACGTCAATGCCATGGCGGAATCCGTCGCGCATTTCATCCGCGACATCGGCCCGGAAAACATCTTTGAAGGCGATGTCTACATCACCAACGACCCGTGGAAGGGCACCGGGCACCTGCACGACATCACCGTCGTCACCCCCTCCTTCCACCATGGCAAACTGGTCGGCTACTTCGCCTCCACCGCCCATGTTGTGGATGTCGGCGGACGCGGCTTCGGTCCGGATGCGCGCGAAGTCTATGAGGAAGGCTTGTTCATCCCGATCATGAAGTTCTTCGAGCGCGGCGAACTGAACCGCACGCTCATCCATATCGTGCGCAACAATGTGCGCGAGAACGACAAGGTGGTCGGCGACTTCCATGCCCTTGCCGCCTGCAACGAGACCGGCCATCGCCGCCTCATCGACATGCTGACGGAATTCAACCTCGAAGATCTTTCGATGATCGGCGGCTTCATCCTCAAGCACAGCCGCGAGGCAACGCTGGAGCGCTTGAGGAACCTGCCGCACGGCACTTGGTCCTACAGCCTCGATCTCGATGGTTACGATGAGCCGGTGCACCTCGCGGCAAAACTCACCATCGGGCCGGAGGGCGTGCTGGTCGATTTCGATGGCACTTCCGGCATGAGCAAGTTCGGAATCAACGTGCCGCTCGTCTATGCCAAGGCCTATGCCTGCTACGGCATCAAATGTGTCGTGGCGCCGGAAATTCCCAACAATGCGGCCTCGCTTGCGCCCTTCGACATCGCGGCGCCCGAAGGCTGCATTCTCAACGCCAAGCGGCCAGCGCCCGTCGCCGTGCGCCATGTGCTCGGCCATTTCGTGCCGGATCTCGTGCTCGGCGCGCTGCACCAGGCATTGCCCGGCCAGGTGCCGGCGGAAGGCGCGAGCGCGCTGTGGAACCTGCATATGAGCGTGCGCCCCGTCGCCGACCAGATCGGTGGCAAGGGCGCGGAAATCCTGATGTTCAACTCCGGCGGCTCCGGCGCGCGCGCAGCACTAGACGGCCTCAACGCAACGGCCTTCCCGAGCGGCGTGCACACCATGCCGATCGAGGCGACGGAAAACGTTGGTCCGGTCATCATCTGGCGCAAGGAACTGCGCGAGGGCTCCGGCGGCGCGGGTGCGCAACGCGGCGGCCTCGGCCAGATGATCGAGATCGAGGCGGCCGAGGGTTATTCCTTCCGCTTCTCCGCCATGTTCGATCGCCTGCACCATCCGGCCCGCGGCCGCGATGGCGGCCTCGACGGTGCGCCCGGCGGTGTAGCGCTCGATGACGGCACGGCATTGAAGGGCAAAGGCCTGCAATTCGTACCCGAAGGCCGGCGGCTGGTTCTCTCGCTGCCCGGCGGCGGGGGCTATGGTGAACCGGCAGTACGCCCCGCAGATGCCGTCGCCCATGACGTCAAGCACGGTTACATCACAGAGGAACAGGCCGCGCTTTATGGCAAGGTGGGAGAAAAGGCATGAACATGATCGTGTTTGAAAGCGCGCGGGCATCCACGATAAAATCCTCGCCCTCTATGGCCGTTTCCATGGCGGCCAAGGCCATGCGGGCGAAGGGCGAACCCGTCATCGATCTGTCGCTCGGCGAGCCGGACTTCGACACGCCGGCCCATATCGTGGACGCCGCAGTGGACGCGATGAGGCGGGGTATTACGCGATACACTGCACCGGACGGCCTTCCCGAGTTGCGCGAGGCGATCGTCAGAAAATTCAAGCGCGAGAACGGCCTCGACTATGCCCTGGATGAGATTTCCATCGGCAACGGTGCCAAGCAGATCCTGTTCAACGCCTTTCTCGGCACACTGGAGCCCGGCGACGAGGTGGTGGTGCCGGCACCCTACTGGGTCTCGTATACAGACATCGTCATCCTGCACGGCGGCGTGCCGAAGATCGTTGTTTGCGGCGTGGAGGACGACTTCAAGATCACGCCGGAGCGACTGGAAGCGGCGATCACGCCGAAGACCCGCTGGTTCCTGTTCAATTCACCGTCCAACCCGACCGGGGCGATCTACGCCGCCGACGAACTGAAGGCGCTGGGTGACGTGTTGGCGCGCCATCCCCGCGTCGCTGTCATGTCGGACGAGATCTATGAGCACATCGTCTGCGGTGATGTGCCCTTTACGTCCTTTGCAAATGCCTGCCCGGATCTGCGCGACCGCACGCTTCTCATCAACGGTGTCTCCAAGGCCTATGCGATGACCGGCTGGCGGCTTGGTTATGCGGCGGGTCCGAAGAGCCTGACGAAGGTCCTGAACAAGATGCAGTCGCAGAGCACGACGTGCCCATCGTCGATCACGCAGGTTGCGGCCGCGGCGGCGCTCAATAGCCCGCAAGATTTCGTGGCAACCGCCGTCGCTGAATACAAGGCGCGCGGCGAACTCGTGACGACGGGTTTCAGTGCGATTCCCGGCCTTGAGGTGCGCGCGCCGGAGGGGGCTTTCTACCTCTTCCCGAAATGCGCCGCTCATATCGGCAAGACAGCTCCGGATGGCACCGTCATTGACAACGATACGGCGCTCGCCGCCTACCTGCTGAGGGAAGGCAAGGTCGCGACAGTGCCGGGCGCCGCCTTCGGCGTCGAGCCCTATATCCGCCTGTCCTTCGCCACCTCGCGCGACAATCTCACGCTCGCCATCGACCGCATCGCCGATGCACTCGCCCGGCTTCGCTAGGAGGAACCGACCATGTCCCATTTCCAGAAAGTTCTTCTGACGGGTGCTGCCGGCGGCGTCGGCACGGCGCTTCGCCAGTCCGGCACGCGGCTCGGCAGGGTCGTGCGGCTGTCCGACCGCAAGCCCTGCGAAAACATCGGGTCGCACGAAGAGGATTTTCCGCTCGAGCTTGCCGATTTCGATGCGGTTTCGGAGGCGGTGAAGGGTTGCGACGCCATCGTGCATCTCGGCGGCCAGCCGCTGGAAGCCGAATGGAAGACGATCCTCGATAGCAACATTTCCGGCGGCTATAACATCTACGAGGCCGCGCGCCAGCACGGCGTCAAGCGCATCGTCTATGCCAGTTCCGTGCATGCGATCGGTTATTACGAGCGCACCGAGACGATCGACGGCACCGTGCCGACCCGGCCGGACAGCCTCTACGGTGTGTCGAAAACCTTCGTGGAAAATCTCGGTCGCTACTATTTCGACAAGTTCGGGATCGAGACGGTCAGTATCCGCATCGGATCCTGCTTCCCGGAGCCGACAGACCGCAGGCACCTCATTACATGGCTGTCCTATCGCGACTGCCGCCAGCTTGTCGAAAAGAGCCTGTCGGCCCCGCGCGTCGGCTTCATGGTCGCCTATGGCATGTCGAACAATGCGCAGGCCTTCTGGGACAATCGCACCGCCGCCGTGCTCGGCTATAAACCGCAAGACAGCGCCGACGATTATGCCGACAAGGTTTTTGCCAGCACGGAACAGGGGGACCCGAACGATCCGGCCGTGCGCTACCAGGGCGGCAGCTTCTGCGCGGCCGGCCACTTCGAAGACAAGTGAGGGCGACGATGCAGGCTTCGAAGACATCCTATGACGTCATTATTGTCGGCGGTGCCGTGGTTGGCAGCGCGACCGCCTATTTTCTGGCGACGAACCCCGATTTTACCGGCTCGGTGCTGGTGATCGAAAAGGACTGGACCTATCAGCGCTCGGCGACCGCGCTCTCGTCCAGTTCTATCCGCCACCAGTTCTCCAACGCAATCAACGTCAAGGTCTCGCAGTTCGGCACGGAGTTCATTCGCAACTTCCGGAAAAA
Encoded proteins:
- a CDS encoding NAD(P)-dependent oxidoreductase, giving the protein MSHFQKVLLTGAAGGVGTALRQSGTRLGRVVRLSDRKPCENIGSHEEDFPLELADFDAVSEAVKGCDAIVHLGGQPLEAEWKTILDSNISGGYNIYEAARQHGVKRIVYASSVHAIGYYERTETIDGTVPTRPDSLYGVSKTFVENLGRYYFDKFGIETVSIRIGSCFPEPTDRRHLITWLSYRDCRQLVEKSLSAPRVGFMVAYGMSNNAQAFWDNRTAAVLGYKPQDSADDYADKVFASTEQGDPNDPAVRYQGGSFCAAGHFEDK
- a CDS encoding pyridoxal phosphate-dependent aminotransferase; this translates as MNMIVFESARASTIKSSPSMAVSMAAKAMRAKGEPVIDLSLGEPDFDTPAHIVDAAVDAMRRGITRYTAPDGLPELREAIVRKFKRENGLDYALDEISIGNGAKQILFNAFLGTLEPGDEVVVPAPYWVSYTDIVILHGGVPKIVVCGVEDDFKITPERLEAAITPKTRWFLFNSPSNPTGAIYAADELKALGDVLARHPRVAVMSDEIYEHIVCGDVPFTSFANACPDLRDRTLLINGVSKAYAMTGWRLGYAAGPKSLTKVLNKMQSQSTTCPSSITQVAAAAALNSPQDFVATAVAEYKARGELVTTGFSAIPGLEVRAPEGAFYLFPKCAAHIGKTAPDGTVIDNDTALAAYLLREGKVATVPGAAFGVEPYIRLSFATSRDNLTLAIDRIADALARLR
- a CDS encoding hydantoinase B/oxoprolinase family protein, which produces MNQSMIDIHMQVMWNRLISVVEEQAQTLIRTAFSTSVREAGDLSAGVFDLEGRMLAQAVTGTPGHVNAMAESVAHFIRDIGPENIFEGDVYITNDPWKGTGHLHDITVVTPSFHHGKLVGYFASTAHVVDVGGRGFGPDAREVYEEGLFIPIMKFFERGELNRTLIHIVRNNVRENDKVVGDFHALAACNETGHRRLIDMLTEFNLEDLSMIGGFILKHSREATLERLRNLPHGTWSYSLDLDGYDEPVHLAAKLTIGPEGVLVDFDGTSGMSKFGINVPLVYAKAYACYGIKCVVAPEIPNNAASLAPFDIAAPEGCILNAKRPAPVAVRHVLGHFVPDLVLGALHQALPGQVPAEGASALWNLHMSVRPVADQIGGKGAEILMFNSGGSGARAALDGLNATAFPSGVHTMPIEATENVGPVIIWRKELREGSGGAGAQRGGLGQMIEIEAAEGYSFRFSAMFDRLHHPARGRDGGLDGAPGGVALDDGTALKGKGLQFVPEGRRLVLSLPGGGGYGEPAVRPADAVAHDVKHGYITEEQAALYGKVGEKA